CTACACCCTCAGGCGGAGCGGGGCTCCGGGCGGAGCCCTGGCCGGCGTCGCGTTCGAAGACGGCGCCGGTGGACTTCACCCGGGCGATCGCGCGCATCCCGACCCCAGGCAGAACTCTCGACGCAGAACCCCGAAGCCGTCGTTCTTCGAAGAATGCACGACTCGGGCACCATCGTCTTCGACTCGGCCGGCAACACCGGCCAGGCCGCCGTCGTTCTGCTCGGCAAGGGCGGGCCGCATGTCGTCTTCGGCTGGTCCGGCGCGGGCCTGCTCGACGGCGAACCGCTGACCCGCGCGGAGGATGAGCAGGCGGCCCGGGGGCCTGAGCCCCCGAGGCCCGGACCAGAACCGCCTGATCCGGGCCTCGCGCCGATCCGTCGCGCACCCCTCCGCCTCCGGTCGGCGCGCCTCCCCGGACGGCCGTCTGTCGCGGGCGTATCGAAGAGCGGATACGTCGCCGCAACAGCCCGCCATGTCCAGTGGAGACATGGCCCGCACCCCTTCGTCGCAGACGGACACCTCCGTACGGCCCCGGAACCCCTTTCCCGCGTCCGGACAGATCCGCGCCAGGCCGCGCGCCCACCGGGCACACCGGCGACACGGCGGGACGACCGCCGTCATCGCGCTTGTGGCCCTCGGCTCGGCCTCGGTCCACCTGGCGCTCGGCCGCGAAGCGCCCGGCCCGGCCGACCGCCTGTTCCCCCCGTCGACCGGAGAGCCCCGGGACAGCCGCGCGCCGGGCTCCACGGATCCGGCTTTGACCGTGACGCCCGTACCGCCGTCCGGCCCCGGCCCCGGCACCTTCACCGTCGCCGTATCCGGTGCGGAGCGCGTGGGCGCCGGGAGGCCGTACCGGGTCGAGGTCGAGGACGGCACCGGCGTGAGCCCTGACGAGACCGCCGAGCGGATCGCCGCCGTCCTCGACGACGAGCGGGGGTGGGCGCACGGCGGCGACATCACCTTCCGGCAAGTCGCCGACGAGAGCGCCACCCTGGTGATCCGCGTCGCCACACCGCACACCGCACACCGCCGACCGCATCTGCGCGACCGGCGGCCTCGACACCGGCGGTGAGCTGAACTGCCGGGTCGGTCCGACGGTCGTGGTCAACCTGCGGCGCTGGCAGCTCGGGTCACCCGAGTTCGAGGGACCGCCCGACGAGTACCAGGCACCGATCATCAACCACGAGGTCGGCCACTGGCTCGGGTACGGCCACCGCACCTGCCCCGGCACCGGAAGGCCCGCCCCGGTGATGATGCAGCAGATCAAGGGGCTGCACGGCTGTGTCTCCAACGCCTGGCCGTACGGCGAGGACGGCACGTTCCACGACGGCCCGCGCGGAGGCCGAGACGGCGGGTCACGGCGAGCGCGCACGGCGACCGCCGGGGGATATCAATACGCCCCCGATACGCGGTGACTCGTAGTCTCGCCATCATGCGCGTGCTGATCGTCGAGGACGAGCCCTACCTGGCCGAGGCCATCCGTGACGGCTTGCGCCTGGAAGCGATCGCGGCGGATGTCGCGGGTGACGGCCACACCGCCCTGGAACTGCTGAGCGTCAACACCTACGGGATCGCCGTCCTCGACCGCGACATCCCCGGCCCCTCCGGCGACGAGATCGCCCGGCACATCGTCGCCTCCGGCAGCGGTCTGCCGATCCTCATGCTCACCGCCGCCGACCGGCTCGACGACAAGGCGTCCGGATTCGGCCTCGGCGCCGACGACTACCTCACCAAGCCGTTCGCACTGCGGGAACTGGTCCTCAGGCTCAGGGCGCTCGACCGCAGACGCCCGCACAGCAGGCCGCCGGTACGGGAAGTCGCCGGCCTGCGGGTCGACCCGTTCCGCAGAGAGGTCCACCGCGACGGCGCCTACGTCGCACTCACCAGAAAGCAGTTTGCCGTCCTGGAGGTCCTCATCGCCGCCGAGGGCGGGGTCGTCAGCGCCGAAGAGCTGCTGGAGCGGGCCTGGGACGAGAACACGGACCCGTTCACCAACGCCGTACGCATCACGGTCTCGGCCCTGCGCAAGCGCCTGGGCGAACCGTGGATCATCACCACGCTGCCCGGCTCCGGCTACCGCATCGACATCCGGCGGTCCGGCGGAACCGAGGGAGGACACCGTGCCTAGGACACCCGGACTGAGCGTACGGACCAAGCTCACCCTCAGCTACGCCGGATTCCTCATGGTCGCCGGCGGCATGCTCCTCGCCGCGGTGTGGGTGTTCCTCCTGCGTTACGTCCCCGACCGCGCCATGCTCAGCACAGCCGAGAACGGCCTGACCGGGGGCGTCTTCCCCGTCAGGTCCCGGCTGCTGGACGTCTTCGCCCCGAGGGCGGCCGGGGTCATGGCGTTCCTGCTGGTGTTCGGGCTGGTCGGGGGGTGGCTCCTGGCCGGACGGATGCTGGCGCCGCTGACCCAGATCGCGGACGCCACCCGTACGGCCACCACGGGATCGCTCTCCCACCGGATCCGGCTCCCCGGCCGCAACGACGAGTTCCGCGAACTCGCCGACGCCTTCGACTCGATGCTCGGCAGACTGGAGGAGCACGTCGCCGAGCAGCGGCGGTTCGCCGCCAACGCCTCACACGAACTCCGCACCCCGCTCGCGGTCTCGCGGGCCCTGCTCGACGTGGCCCGCGCCGACCCGGGCCAGGATCTCGGCCGGATCGTCGAACGGCTGCACACCGTCAACACCCGCGCGATCGACCTCACCGAGGCACTGCTCGTCCTTGCCCGCGCCGACCGGCAGACCTTCACCCGGGAGCCGGTCGATCTGTCCCTGCTCGTGGACGAGGCCGTCGAGACGCTGCTCCCGCTCGCGGAGAAGCGCGGCGTCACCGTCGAGACCTCCGGCGACATCGCCACGGCCGCCGGATCCCAGGCGCTCCTGCTCCAGCTCACGACCAACCTGCTGCACAACGCGATCGTGCACAACCTGCCGGGCGACGGCACCGTGCGGATCGTGACCGGCGCTGGCGACGGCCCCGGGACGACGGCGCTCACCGTCGAGAACAGTGGCGAGCCGCTCACCTCCGGGCTGGTCGCCACGCTCACCGAGCCCTTCCGCCGGGGCAACGAGCGCGTCGGCGGCAACGACGCCGGGGTCGGACTCGGCCTGGCGATCGTCCAGCGGATCACCGAGGCACACGAGGGATCCCTCACGCTCACTCCACGCACCGAGGGCGGACTGCGCGTACGTGTTCACCTGCCCGCCCCCTCGGCACCTCTCGACAGGACGACCGACCGGTGAGCGAAGCCCTACGGGAATCCGCGGACGCGCGGCAGCGAGTCGACGGCGCGCGGGGCGCGGCCACCGAGGACGCGAGGACCGAGGGAACCGGTCCGTACGGAACCGGTCATCCCCGGGGCCGGGCAACCTGGCGCGCCAGGATACGCCGGGCGGCAGTCGCCCTCGCACGACCCGGCCCCTGGCGGCGCGGCCCAGTGTCGGCCGCGCTGACCCTGCTCCTCGGCCTGGTCATGCTGGCGCACCGAGGCATACCCGACGTGGGCGGCCTCGGCAGCCTGGTGGAGACGTTCCTGCCGTGGCTCGGCCTGCTCGTACCCGTGTTGCTCGCCCGGGGGCTGTGGCGGCGTTCCGCCTCGACGATGGTCGCGCTGCTGCTGCCCGCCTACGCGTGGACGAGCCTCTTCGGCGGGCTGCTCGCCGACAAGTCACGGCCCGGCGGTGATCTGACCGTGGTCAGCCACAACGTCGGCGCCGACAACCACGACCCGGCCGGCACCGCGCGGGACCTCGCCGCCTCGGGGGCGGACCTGCTGGCGCTCCAGGAGATGACGGCACGGGGCGCCGCCACGTACGAGAGGGAGCTGGCGGGGACGTACCTGTACCACGAGGTGCGGGGCACCGTCGGG
Above is a window of Streptomyces sp. NBC_01498 DNA encoding:
- a CDS encoding DUF3152 domain-containing protein; translation: MARTPSSQTDTSVRPRNPFPASGQIRARPRAHRAHRRHGGTTAVIALVALGSASVHLALGREAPGPADRLFPPSTGEPRDSRAPGSTDPALTVTPVPPSGPGPGTFTVAVSGAERVGAGRPYRVEVEDGTGVSPDETAERIAAVLDDERGWAHGGDITFRQVADESATLVIRVATPHTAHRRPHLRDRRPRHRR
- a CDS encoding DUF3152 domain-containing protein → MNCRVGPTVVVNLRRWQLGSPEFEGPPDEYQAPIINHEVGHWLGYGHRTCPGTGRPAPVMMQQIKGLHGCVSNAWPYGEDGTFHDGPRGGRDGGSRRARTATAGGYQYAPDTR
- a CDS encoding response regulator transcription factor, whose amino-acid sequence is MRVLIVEDEPYLAEAIRDGLRLEAIAADVAGDGHTALELLSVNTYGIAVLDRDIPGPSGDEIARHIVASGSGLPILMLTAADRLDDKASGFGLGADDYLTKPFALRELVLRLRALDRRRPHSRPPVREVAGLRVDPFRREVHRDGAYVALTRKQFAVLEVLIAAEGGVVSAEELLERAWDENTDPFTNAVRITVSALRKRLGEPWIITTLPGSGYRIDIRRSGGTEGGHRA
- a CDS encoding sensor histidine kinase, whose amino-acid sequence is MPRTPGLSVRTKLTLSYAGFLMVAGGMLLAAVWVFLLRYVPDRAMLSTAENGLTGGVFPVRSRLLDVFAPRAAGVMAFLLVFGLVGGWLLAGRMLAPLTQIADATRTATTGSLSHRIRLPGRNDEFRELADAFDSMLGRLEEHVAEQRRFAANASHELRTPLAVSRALLDVARADPGQDLGRIVERLHTVNTRAIDLTEALLVLARADRQTFTREPVDLSLLVDEAVETLLPLAEKRGVTVETSGDIATAAGSQALLLQLTTNLLHNAIVHNLPGDGTVRIVTGAGDGPGTTALTVENSGEPLTSGLVATLTEPFRRGNERVGGNDAGVGLGLAIVQRITEAHEGSLTLTPRTEGGLRVRVHLPAPSAPLDRTTDR